From a single Rosa rugosa chromosome 7, drRosRugo1.1, whole genome shotgun sequence genomic region:
- the LOC133722127 gene encoding dehydration-responsive element-binding protein 2F, translating to MYALPSFQTHSHSHSHSHSHSLSEFLPSPYMENCRKSPLKPWKKGPTRGKGGPQNASCEYRGVRQRTWGKWVAEIREPKKRTRLWLGSFATAEEAAMAYDEAARRLYGPDAFLNLPHLQPNSSNPSLKSQKFKWFPSQNFISMFPPCGMLNINAQPSVHVIHQRLQELKQNGVYGQTTPSSSSSSCDSKPEAHTTMDKTPKENVAENKEKDVEITLEKVVGGKEEKPQIDLNEFLQQLGVLKKERRSEESDTTTSFAAPESSITETSDEFGPFADKNFNWDALIEMHGMEDQGAEAGTFQVYDVNEELYFPTSIWNF from the coding sequence ATGTATGCACTACCAAGCTTCCAgactcactctcactctcactctcactcccACTCCCACTCACTCTCTGAGTTTCTTCCAAGTCCCTACATGGAAAACTGCAGAAAATCTCCATTGAAGCCATGGAAGAAAGGCCCTACAAGAGGCAAAGGCGGGCCTCAGAACGCCTCGTGTGAATATCGAGGCGTTCGACAAAGAACTTGGGGCAAATGGGTTGCCGAAATCAGAGAGCCAAAGAAGAGAACCAGGCTCTGGTTGGGCTCATTCGCCACGGCCGAAGAAGCTGCCATGGCTTATGATGAGGCTGCCAGGAGACTCTACGGCCCTGATGCTTTTCTCAATCTTCCTCACCTGCAACCCAACTCCTCCAATCCTTCACTCAAATCACAAAAGTTCAAATGGTTCCCTTCCCAgaatttcatttccatgtttcctcCTTGTGGAATGCTCAATATTAATGCTCAACCAAGTGTTCATGTCATTCATCAGAGGCTCCAAGAGCTTAAGCAAAATGGGGTTTATGGTCAAACTACTCCCTCCTCTAGTTCATCTTCCTGTGATTCAAAACCCGAGGCTCACACCACAATGGACAAAACCCCGAAAGAAAATGTAGCAGAGAATAAGGAGAAAGATGTAGAAATTACGTTGGAGAAAGTTGTGGGAGGAAAGGAGGAGAAGCCACAGATTGATCTCAATGAGTTTCTTCAGCAGTTGGGTGTGCTCAAGAAAGAGAGACGATCAGAAGAATCCGACACCACAACAAGTTTTGCAGCTCCCGAATCTTCGATTACAGAAACCAGTGACGAATTCGGACCCTTTGCTGACAAGAATTTCAACTGGGATGCATTGATTGAGATGCATGGAATGGAAGACCAAGGAGCAGAAGCTGGTACCTTTCAAGTTTATGATGTGAACGAAGAGCTGTATTTCCCCACTTCTATTTGGAACTTCTGA
- the LOC133723544 gene encoding uncharacterized protein LOC133723544 isoform X1, which translates to MEDMSEDQKAIAWLWVVEGLATMKQVDVSLLTDLLGEMGSALPDHMSKNARERVALRCLEELFGSSNNGMNSHVPSAHNSKVSFDLSQSCETVLKRITDETPEFDLRNPGPGLLKWDIHSFIVHKKAALPKCALKQLEESILDGSHPHADVLRGKSGLTMTSDADRVSANESNQSLNKSCYSAQNMGVEGNSENENLLLSERGGIGSDNEKRERVNDSDDWHIEAKKMKWDASYVSQSIEVKQNQISLDGRECLQDTSERHVPVSVSERCDVAENQMAMEQNRVEDGHSDYAASKRYGQSSDDAIHKDQRENHSNPTSVPRDTFQDKVHQYTCVAEAKDDGGLHCKLRVSNVAPLGETQHKISTKGFSCNSEHDAHIRVPLLSSTDESQKLSNADEGNGRDPGNMAGENLKRVNCSNDFHIRAKRREWDAYYVLQSIEQNQLPLYSEDSSERDVPVSESLRCDLAENQMEMMEEIRALEDGHDDYTESKRNGQSTYDATHQSRLENCCNAASMPQDTIQDEARQHTCVNQTKDDDGLQLELRASGVAAPEESQHTVSAKVFSDNTANDFHIKVLHPATTDGPQWKSLANRHKDDYEHCSKPSSSGVASLNETQQKNSTQQSDCVSERDSHIKVSYPAYIDGSQQKNIADKSKELMDFLCESETSNESDGFHDKKIDAAMKKHAFLRSQCTSSHDSLVTTVTEKNRSLYSNEGGQLLTCKTSNCPVVVHENWLRSSAISFEKGNFYCPFCSYALALTDYLEARKQTSLLKTGLNAFVHANLENRPMEPVGTVHSKVNNCSRHFEDNLLGKPYQNRHLEEREENQGNQCEEHVNEVDDVQFHNIIYDKQQGPPSSSCTDIKSMRGKVHVPAGEKEGEEKLVHECVSAGLDRFQNQVLEGDHLSSKNTQSLLVDQGQAGAVEVVQQHITDYSLRKRSKSPCTCTQLATTQSRKKKVPWTVEEEEMLKKGVQEFQCNDETRMPWKQIFEFGSDVFLSGRTPTDLKDKWRNICKGSPKSK; encoded by the exons ATGGAGGACATGAGTGAGGACCAGAAAGCCATTGCTTGGCTTTGGGTCGTTGAAGGCCTCGCCACCATGAAACAAGTTGATGTTTCTCTCTTAACGG ATTTGTTGGGTGAGATGGGTTCAGCATTACCTGATCATATGTCAAAAAATGCAAGGGAAAGGGTTGCTCTTAGATGTTTGGAGGAATTATTTGGCTCTAGTAATAATGGGATGAATAGTCATGTTCCATCTGCCCACAATTCTAAAGTCAGCTTTGATTTATCCCAAAGTTGCGAGACTGTCCTCAAACGCATTACCGATGAg ACACCGGAATTTGATTTGCGAAACCCTGGACCGGGGCTGTTGAAATGGGATATTCACTCCTTTATTGTGCACAAAAAGGCTGCTTTGCCTAAATGTGCTTTGAAACAG TTGGAAGAGTCGATTCTTGATGGCTCCCATCCGCATGCTGATGTTTTGAGAGGAAAGAGCGGTTTAACAATGACAAGTGATGCTGATAGAGTTTCTGCGAATGAAAGTAATCAAAGTCTAAATAAGAGCTGCTATAGTGCTCAAAACATGGGAGTAGAAGGGAACTCAGAGAATGAAAATCTATTGCTTTCCGAAAGGGGTGGGATTGGATCCGATAATGAAAAGCGTGAAAGGGTAAATGATTCTGATGATTGGCATATTGAAGCGAAAAAGATGAAGTGGGATGCCTCATATGTTTCACAGTCCATAGAAGTAAAGCAGAACCAAATTTCTTTAGATGGAAGAGAATGCTTGCAAGATACATCTGAAAGACATGTTCCAGTTTCTGTGAGTGAAAGGTGTGACGTGGCAGAAAATCAGATGGCAATGGAGCAAAACAGGGTAGAAGATGGTCACAGTGATTATGCTGCGTCAAAGAGATATGGACAGAGCAGTGATGATGCAATCCATAAGGATCAGAGAGAAAATCATTCTAATCCGACTTCAGTACCTCGGGATACATTTCAGGATAAAGTCCACCAATATACTTGTGTTGCTGAAGCCAAAGATGATGGTGGACTTCATTGCAAACTAAGAGTATCAAATGTTGCTCCTCTAGGTGAAACCCAGCATAAGATTTCTACTAAAGGATTCAGTTGTAATAGTGAGCATGATGCTCATATCAGAGTACCGCTTCTTTCATCCACAGATGAATCTCAAAAACTAAGCAATGCTGATGAAGGCAATGGCCGGGATCCTGGAAATATGGCTGGTGAAAACCTTAAAAGGGTAAATTGCTCTAATGATTTCCATATAAGAGCCAAAAGGAGGGAGTGGGATGCCTATTATGTTTTACAGTCTATAGAACAGAATCAACTTCCTTTATATTCAGAAGATTCATCCGAAAGAGATGTTCCAGTTTCTGAGAGTTTAAGGTGTGACTTGGCTGAAAATCAGATGGAAATGATGGAGGAAATCAGGGCCTTAGAGGATGGTCATGATGATTATACCGAGTCAAAGAGGAATGGACAAAGCACTTATGATGCAACCCATCAGAGTCGGTTGGAGAATTGTTGTAATGCCGCTTCAATGCCTCAAGACACAATTCAGGATGAAGCCCGTCAACATACATGTGTTAATCAAACCAAAGATGATGATGGGCTTCAGCTTGAACTAAGAGCATCAGGTGTTGCTGCTCCAGAGGAATCCCAGCATACAGTGTCTGCTAAAGTATTCAGTGATAACACTGCTAATGATTTTCATATTAAAGTGCTACACCCTGCAACCACAGATGGACCGCAATGGAAGAGCCTTGCTAATAGACACAAAGACGATTATGAGCATTGTTCGAAACCAAGTTCATCAGGTGTTGCTTCTCTAAATGAAACCCAGCAGAAGAATTCTACTCAACAATCTGATTGTGTCAGTGAACGTGATTCTCATATTAAAGTATCATACCCTGCATATATAGATGGATCCCAGCAGAAGAACATTGCTGATAAATCCAAAGAGCTCATGGATTTTCTTTGTGAGTCAGAGACATCAAATGAAAGTGATGGTTTTCATGATAAAAAGATTGATGCTGCCATGAAGAAGCATGCTTTCTTGAGATCTCAATGCACGTCTAGTCATGATTCCTTAGTGACAACAGTCACAGAGAAAAATCGTTCCCTGTACTCTAATGAAGGTGGTCAATTATTGACTTGTAAAACAAGTAATTGCCCTGTGGTGGTTCATGAGAACTGGCTACGTTCCTCAGCCATTTCTTTTGAGAAGGgtaacttttattgccccttcTGTTCATATGCTCTTGCCCTTACTGATTACCTTGAAGCTAGGAAACAAACTTCCCTGTTAAAGACAGGACTAAATGCATTTGTTCATGCTAATTTGGAAAACCGACCGATGGAACCTGTTGGAACAGTACATAGCAAAGTGAATAATTGCTCTAGGCATTTTGAGGATAATCTTCTTGGGAAACCTTATCAGAATAGGCATCTGGAAGAGCGTGAAGAAAATCAGGGAAATCAATGTGAAGAACATGTAAATGAAGTTGATGATGTCCAGTTTCACAATATTATTTATGATAAGCAACAAGGACCACCTTCTTCATCATGCACTGACATCAAGTCTATGCGTGGAAAAGTTCATGTACCAGCTGGTGAGAAAGAAGGGGAAGAAAAGTTAGTCCATGAGTGTGTGTCAGCAGGCCTTGATAGATTTCAGAACCAAGTACTGGAAGGTGATCATTTGTCCAGTAAAAACACACAGAGCCTCCTTGTTGACCAAGGACAAGCTGGTGCAGTAGAAGTCGTGCAGCAGCACATTACTGATTACTCCTTAAGAAAAAGGAGCAAATCTCCTTG CACCTGCACCCAGCTGGCAACAACTCAGTCAAGGAAAAAAAAGGTTCCATGGACAGTTGAGGAAGAAGAGATGCTCAAG AAGGGAGTGCAGGAATTTCAATGCAATGATGAAACAAGAATGCCATGGAAGCAAATATTTGAATTTGGTTCTGATGTGTTTCTGTCAGGCCGTACCCCAACAGACCTTAAGGACAAATGGAGGAACATATGCAAAGGAAGTCCAAAGTCGAAATGA
- the LOC133723544 gene encoding uncharacterized protein LOC133723544 isoform X2 — protein sequence MSFVCQTPEFDLRNPGPGLLKWDIHSFIVHKKAALPKCALKQLEESILDGSHPHADVLRGKSGLTMTSDADRVSANESNQSLNKSCYSAQNMGVEGNSENENLLLSERGGIGSDNEKRERVNDSDDWHIEAKKMKWDASYVSQSIEVKQNQISLDGRECLQDTSERHVPVSVSERCDVAENQMAMEQNRVEDGHSDYAASKRYGQSSDDAIHKDQRENHSNPTSVPRDTFQDKVHQYTCVAEAKDDGGLHCKLRVSNVAPLGETQHKISTKGFSCNSEHDAHIRVPLLSSTDESQKLSNADEGNGRDPGNMAGENLKRVNCSNDFHIRAKRREWDAYYVLQSIEQNQLPLYSEDSSERDVPVSESLRCDLAENQMEMMEEIRALEDGHDDYTESKRNGQSTYDATHQSRLENCCNAASMPQDTIQDEARQHTCVNQTKDDDGLQLELRASGVAAPEESQHTVSAKVFSDNTANDFHIKVLHPATTDGPQWKSLANRHKDDYEHCSKPSSSGVASLNETQQKNSTQQSDCVSERDSHIKVSYPAYIDGSQQKNIADKSKELMDFLCESETSNESDGFHDKKIDAAMKKHAFLRSQCTSSHDSLVTTVTEKNRSLYSNEGGQLLTCKTSNCPVVVHENWLRSSAISFEKGNFYCPFCSYALALTDYLEARKQTSLLKTGLNAFVHANLENRPMEPVGTVHSKVNNCSRHFEDNLLGKPYQNRHLEEREENQGNQCEEHVNEVDDVQFHNIIYDKQQGPPSSSCTDIKSMRGKVHVPAGEKEGEEKLVHECVSAGLDRFQNQVLEGDHLSSKNTQSLLVDQGQAGAVEVVQQHITDYSLRKRSKSPCTCTQLATTQSRKKKVPWTVEEEEMLKKGVQEFQCNDETRMPWKQIFEFGSDVFLSGRTPTDLKDKWRNICKGSPKSK from the exons ATGTCTTTTGTTTGTCAGACACCGGAATTTGATTTGCGAAACCCTGGACCGGGGCTGTTGAAATGGGATATTCACTCCTTTATTGTGCACAAAAAGGCTGCTTTGCCTAAATGTGCTTTGAAACAG TTGGAAGAGTCGATTCTTGATGGCTCCCATCCGCATGCTGATGTTTTGAGAGGAAAGAGCGGTTTAACAATGACAAGTGATGCTGATAGAGTTTCTGCGAATGAAAGTAATCAAAGTCTAAATAAGAGCTGCTATAGTGCTCAAAACATGGGAGTAGAAGGGAACTCAGAGAATGAAAATCTATTGCTTTCCGAAAGGGGTGGGATTGGATCCGATAATGAAAAGCGTGAAAGGGTAAATGATTCTGATGATTGGCATATTGAAGCGAAAAAGATGAAGTGGGATGCCTCATATGTTTCACAGTCCATAGAAGTAAAGCAGAACCAAATTTCTTTAGATGGAAGAGAATGCTTGCAAGATACATCTGAAAGACATGTTCCAGTTTCTGTGAGTGAAAGGTGTGACGTGGCAGAAAATCAGATGGCAATGGAGCAAAACAGGGTAGAAGATGGTCACAGTGATTATGCTGCGTCAAAGAGATATGGACAGAGCAGTGATGATGCAATCCATAAGGATCAGAGAGAAAATCATTCTAATCCGACTTCAGTACCTCGGGATACATTTCAGGATAAAGTCCACCAATATACTTGTGTTGCTGAAGCCAAAGATGATGGTGGACTTCATTGCAAACTAAGAGTATCAAATGTTGCTCCTCTAGGTGAAACCCAGCATAAGATTTCTACTAAAGGATTCAGTTGTAATAGTGAGCATGATGCTCATATCAGAGTACCGCTTCTTTCATCCACAGATGAATCTCAAAAACTAAGCAATGCTGATGAAGGCAATGGCCGGGATCCTGGAAATATGGCTGGTGAAAACCTTAAAAGGGTAAATTGCTCTAATGATTTCCATATAAGAGCCAAAAGGAGGGAGTGGGATGCCTATTATGTTTTACAGTCTATAGAACAGAATCAACTTCCTTTATATTCAGAAGATTCATCCGAAAGAGATGTTCCAGTTTCTGAGAGTTTAAGGTGTGACTTGGCTGAAAATCAGATGGAAATGATGGAGGAAATCAGGGCCTTAGAGGATGGTCATGATGATTATACCGAGTCAAAGAGGAATGGACAAAGCACTTATGATGCAACCCATCAGAGTCGGTTGGAGAATTGTTGTAATGCCGCTTCAATGCCTCAAGACACAATTCAGGATGAAGCCCGTCAACATACATGTGTTAATCAAACCAAAGATGATGATGGGCTTCAGCTTGAACTAAGAGCATCAGGTGTTGCTGCTCCAGAGGAATCCCAGCATACAGTGTCTGCTAAAGTATTCAGTGATAACACTGCTAATGATTTTCATATTAAAGTGCTACACCCTGCAACCACAGATGGACCGCAATGGAAGAGCCTTGCTAATAGACACAAAGACGATTATGAGCATTGTTCGAAACCAAGTTCATCAGGTGTTGCTTCTCTAAATGAAACCCAGCAGAAGAATTCTACTCAACAATCTGATTGTGTCAGTGAACGTGATTCTCATATTAAAGTATCATACCCTGCATATATAGATGGATCCCAGCAGAAGAACATTGCTGATAAATCCAAAGAGCTCATGGATTTTCTTTGTGAGTCAGAGACATCAAATGAAAGTGATGGTTTTCATGATAAAAAGATTGATGCTGCCATGAAGAAGCATGCTTTCTTGAGATCTCAATGCACGTCTAGTCATGATTCCTTAGTGACAACAGTCACAGAGAAAAATCGTTCCCTGTACTCTAATGAAGGTGGTCAATTATTGACTTGTAAAACAAGTAATTGCCCTGTGGTGGTTCATGAGAACTGGCTACGTTCCTCAGCCATTTCTTTTGAGAAGGgtaacttttattgccccttcTGTTCATATGCTCTTGCCCTTACTGATTACCTTGAAGCTAGGAAACAAACTTCCCTGTTAAAGACAGGACTAAATGCATTTGTTCATGCTAATTTGGAAAACCGACCGATGGAACCTGTTGGAACAGTACATAGCAAAGTGAATAATTGCTCTAGGCATTTTGAGGATAATCTTCTTGGGAAACCTTATCAGAATAGGCATCTGGAAGAGCGTGAAGAAAATCAGGGAAATCAATGTGAAGAACATGTAAATGAAGTTGATGATGTCCAGTTTCACAATATTATTTATGATAAGCAACAAGGACCACCTTCTTCATCATGCACTGACATCAAGTCTATGCGTGGAAAAGTTCATGTACCAGCTGGTGAGAAAGAAGGGGAAGAAAAGTTAGTCCATGAGTGTGTGTCAGCAGGCCTTGATAGATTTCAGAACCAAGTACTGGAAGGTGATCATTTGTCCAGTAAAAACACACAGAGCCTCCTTGTTGACCAAGGACAAGCTGGTGCAGTAGAAGTCGTGCAGCAGCACATTACTGATTACTCCTTAAGAAAAAGGAGCAAATCTCCTTG CACCTGCACCCAGCTGGCAACAACTCAGTCAAGGAAAAAAAAGGTTCCATGGACAGTTGAGGAAGAAGAGATGCTCAAG AAGGGAGTGCAGGAATTTCAATGCAATGATGAAACAAGAATGCCATGGAAGCAAATATTTGAATTTGGTTCTGATGTGTTTCTGTCAGGCCGTACCCCAACAGACCTTAAGGACAAATGGAGGAACATATGCAAAGGAAGTCCAAAGTCGAAATGA
- the LOC133723544 gene encoding uncharacterized protein LOC133723544 isoform X3: MTSDADRVSANESNQSLNKSCYSAQNMGVEGNSENENLLLSERGGIGSDNEKRERVNDSDDWHIEAKKMKWDASYVSQSIEVKQNQISLDGRECLQDTSERHVPVSVSERCDVAENQMAMEQNRVEDGHSDYAASKRYGQSSDDAIHKDQRENHSNPTSVPRDTFQDKVHQYTCVAEAKDDGGLHCKLRVSNVAPLGETQHKISTKGFSCNSEHDAHIRVPLLSSTDESQKLSNADEGNGRDPGNMAGENLKRVNCSNDFHIRAKRREWDAYYVLQSIEQNQLPLYSEDSSERDVPVSESLRCDLAENQMEMMEEIRALEDGHDDYTESKRNGQSTYDATHQSRLENCCNAASMPQDTIQDEARQHTCVNQTKDDDGLQLELRASGVAAPEESQHTVSAKVFSDNTANDFHIKVLHPATTDGPQWKSLANRHKDDYEHCSKPSSSGVASLNETQQKNSTQQSDCVSERDSHIKVSYPAYIDGSQQKNIADKSKELMDFLCESETSNESDGFHDKKIDAAMKKHAFLRSQCTSSHDSLVTTVTEKNRSLYSNEGGQLLTCKTSNCPVVVHENWLRSSAISFEKGNFYCPFCSYALALTDYLEARKQTSLLKTGLNAFVHANLENRPMEPVGTVHSKVNNCSRHFEDNLLGKPYQNRHLEEREENQGNQCEEHVNEVDDVQFHNIIYDKQQGPPSSSCTDIKSMRGKVHVPAGEKEGEEKLVHECVSAGLDRFQNQVLEGDHLSSKNTQSLLVDQGQAGAVEVVQQHITDYSLRKRSKSPCTCTQLATTQSRKKKVPWTVEEEEMLKKGVQEFQCNDETRMPWKQIFEFGSDVFLSGRTPTDLKDKWRNICKGSPKSK, translated from the exons ATGACAAGTGATGCTGATAGAGTTTCTGCGAATGAAAGTAATCAAAGTCTAAATAAGAGCTGCTATAGTGCTCAAAACATGGGAGTAGAAGGGAACTCAGAGAATGAAAATCTATTGCTTTCCGAAAGGGGTGGGATTGGATCCGATAATGAAAAGCGTGAAAGGGTAAATGATTCTGATGATTGGCATATTGAAGCGAAAAAGATGAAGTGGGATGCCTCATATGTTTCACAGTCCATAGAAGTAAAGCAGAACCAAATTTCTTTAGATGGAAGAGAATGCTTGCAAGATACATCTGAAAGACATGTTCCAGTTTCTGTGAGTGAAAGGTGTGACGTGGCAGAAAATCAGATGGCAATGGAGCAAAACAGGGTAGAAGATGGTCACAGTGATTATGCTGCGTCAAAGAGATATGGACAGAGCAGTGATGATGCAATCCATAAGGATCAGAGAGAAAATCATTCTAATCCGACTTCAGTACCTCGGGATACATTTCAGGATAAAGTCCACCAATATACTTGTGTTGCTGAAGCCAAAGATGATGGTGGACTTCATTGCAAACTAAGAGTATCAAATGTTGCTCCTCTAGGTGAAACCCAGCATAAGATTTCTACTAAAGGATTCAGTTGTAATAGTGAGCATGATGCTCATATCAGAGTACCGCTTCTTTCATCCACAGATGAATCTCAAAAACTAAGCAATGCTGATGAAGGCAATGGCCGGGATCCTGGAAATATGGCTGGTGAAAACCTTAAAAGGGTAAATTGCTCTAATGATTTCCATATAAGAGCCAAAAGGAGGGAGTGGGATGCCTATTATGTTTTACAGTCTATAGAACAGAATCAACTTCCTTTATATTCAGAAGATTCATCCGAAAGAGATGTTCCAGTTTCTGAGAGTTTAAGGTGTGACTTGGCTGAAAATCAGATGGAAATGATGGAGGAAATCAGGGCCTTAGAGGATGGTCATGATGATTATACCGAGTCAAAGAGGAATGGACAAAGCACTTATGATGCAACCCATCAGAGTCGGTTGGAGAATTGTTGTAATGCCGCTTCAATGCCTCAAGACACAATTCAGGATGAAGCCCGTCAACATACATGTGTTAATCAAACCAAAGATGATGATGGGCTTCAGCTTGAACTAAGAGCATCAGGTGTTGCTGCTCCAGAGGAATCCCAGCATACAGTGTCTGCTAAAGTATTCAGTGATAACACTGCTAATGATTTTCATATTAAAGTGCTACACCCTGCAACCACAGATGGACCGCAATGGAAGAGCCTTGCTAATAGACACAAAGACGATTATGAGCATTGTTCGAAACCAAGTTCATCAGGTGTTGCTTCTCTAAATGAAACCCAGCAGAAGAATTCTACTCAACAATCTGATTGTGTCAGTGAACGTGATTCTCATATTAAAGTATCATACCCTGCATATATAGATGGATCCCAGCAGAAGAACATTGCTGATAAATCCAAAGAGCTCATGGATTTTCTTTGTGAGTCAGAGACATCAAATGAAAGTGATGGTTTTCATGATAAAAAGATTGATGCTGCCATGAAGAAGCATGCTTTCTTGAGATCTCAATGCACGTCTAGTCATGATTCCTTAGTGACAACAGTCACAGAGAAAAATCGTTCCCTGTACTCTAATGAAGGTGGTCAATTATTGACTTGTAAAACAAGTAATTGCCCTGTGGTGGTTCATGAGAACTGGCTACGTTCCTCAGCCATTTCTTTTGAGAAGGgtaacttttattgccccttcTGTTCATATGCTCTTGCCCTTACTGATTACCTTGAAGCTAGGAAACAAACTTCCCTGTTAAAGACAGGACTAAATGCATTTGTTCATGCTAATTTGGAAAACCGACCGATGGAACCTGTTGGAACAGTACATAGCAAAGTGAATAATTGCTCTAGGCATTTTGAGGATAATCTTCTTGGGAAACCTTATCAGAATAGGCATCTGGAAGAGCGTGAAGAAAATCAGGGAAATCAATGTGAAGAACATGTAAATGAAGTTGATGATGTCCAGTTTCACAATATTATTTATGATAAGCAACAAGGACCACCTTCTTCATCATGCACTGACATCAAGTCTATGCGTGGAAAAGTTCATGTACCAGCTGGTGAGAAAGAAGGGGAAGAAAAGTTAGTCCATGAGTGTGTGTCAGCAGGCCTTGATAGATTTCAGAACCAAGTACTGGAAGGTGATCATTTGTCCAGTAAAAACACACAGAGCCTCCTTGTTGACCAAGGACAAGCTGGTGCAGTAGAAGTCGTGCAGCAGCACATTACTGATTACTCCTTAAGAAAAAGGAGCAAATCTCCTTG CACCTGCACCCAGCTGGCAACAACTCAGTCAAGGAAAAAAAAGGTTCCATGGACAGTTGAGGAAGAAGAGATGCTCAAG AAGGGAGTGCAGGAATTTCAATGCAATGATGAAACAAGAATGCCATGGAAGCAAATATTTGAATTTGGTTCTGATGTGTTTCTGTCAGGCCGTACCCCAACAGACCTTAAGGACAAATGGAGGAACATATGCAAAGGAAGTCCAAAGTCGAAATGA